The proteins below come from a single Mya arenaria isolate MELC-2E11 chromosome 6, ASM2691426v1 genomic window:
- the LOC128236685 gene encoding tripartite motif-containing protein 45-like isoform X4, with the protein MEVSGKKIQTDASVLDTTFCQPCSQEGETLPAEAYCTVCREFMCSVCTNVHKKQKMSKFHALLDKSSMPTAMQGESDAPQSTEACNIHPEELIKYFCPTHQSLNCGHCLAKEHRTCHVDIISEISRGFKDHKEYADISKAISELSKALQHCAEEVETKLNLIKELAEDEVSNLREYRDKINTYFDDRENALLKFIEEMKSIDETRIHSIKPRCDDLKAKVDEMKCKLAEQERNNTQLFIEVKRAQKHIEILQSGLDDINKEMTFHRYTLRKDPAMERMLSSKTGLGTVHEEDKTDLGRYPQEQNEPEAMQKENEHWINKRQNDKEICKTQNEESKHRGYESCQKQMEEICVMSQAESKHRGYEPCQKQMEEICVMPQAESKHRGYESYQKQMEEICVMPQAESKHRGYESYQKQMEEICVMLQAESKHRGYESCQKQMEEICVMPQAESKHRGYESYQKQMEEICVMPQAESKHRGYESCQKQMEEICIMPHAARSKRRNRMRKFNGD; encoded by the exons ATGGAGGTATCCGGTAAAAAAATCCAGACAGATGCCTCTGTCCTGGACACGACGTTCTGCCAGCCCTGCTCCCAGGAAGGGGAAACCCTGCCAGCCGAGGCCTACTGTACTGTCTGCAGGGAGTTCATGTGCTCTGtttgcacaaatgttcacaagaaacagaaaatgtcGAAGTTTCATGCACTCTTGGATAAGAGTTCTATGCCGACAGCTATGCAGGGAGAGTCAGATGCACCACAAAGCACCGAGGCTTGCAACATCCATCCTGAAGAGTTAATCAAATACTTCTGTCCAACCCACCAGTCACTCAACTGCGGACATTGCCTAGCCAAAGAACATAGAACATGTCATGTTGACATCATCTCTGAAATATCAAGGGGCTTTAAAGATCACAAAGAGTATGCAGACATCAGCAAAGCAATTTCCGAATTGTCTAAAGCTCTACAGCACTGTGCTGAAGAGGTTGAAACcaaattgaatttaataaaagaGCTGGCTGAAGATGAAGTTTCAAATTTACGAGAATATCGGGACAAGATAAACACATACTTCGATGACAGAGAAAATGCCCTTCTTAAGTTCATTGAGGAAATGAAAAGTATCGATGAAACACGTATTCACTCCATTAAACCAAGATGTGATGACCTTAAAGCCAAGGTTGACGAAATGAAATGCAAACTCGCAGAACAGGAGAGAAACAATACCCAGTTGTTTATTGAAGTCAAGAGAGCTCAGAAACATATCGAAATTCTGCAGTCCGGGCTGGATGACATAAACAAAGAGATGACTTTTCATCGCTACACGCTGCGAAAGGACCCAGCCATGGAACGAATGTTGTCATCAAAAACGGGTCTTGGTACGGTACACGAAGAAG ACAAGACCGATTTGGGACGGTATCCCCAAGAACAGAATGAGCCTGAGGCGATGCAAAAAG AGAACGAGCATTGGATTAATAAACGTCAAAATGATAAGGAGATTTGTAAGACACAAAACGAAG AGAGCAAGCATCGGGGATATGAATCATGTCAAAAGCAAATGGAGGAGATATGTGTCATGTCACAAGCAG AGAGCAAGCATCGGGGATATGAACCATGTCAAAAGCAAATGGAGGAGATATGTGTTATGCCACAAGCAG AGAGCAAGCATCGGGGATATGAATCATATCAAAAGCAAATGGAGGAGATATGTGTTATGCCACAAGCAG AGAGCAAGCATCGGGGATATGAATCATATCAAAAGCAAATGGAGGAGATATGTGTTATGCTACAAGCAG AGAGCAAGCATCGGGGATATGAATCATGTCAAAAGCAAATGGAGGAAATATGTGTTATGCCACAAGCAG AGAGCAAGCATCGGGGATATGAATCATATCAAAAGCAAATGGAGGAGATATGTGTTATGCCACAAGCAG AGAGCAAGCATCGGGGATATGAATCATGTCAAAAGCAAATGGAGGAGATATGTATTATGCCACACGCAG ccAGATCCAAACGACGTAACCGAATGCGTAAATTCAATGGAGATTAA
- the LOC128236685 gene encoding tripartite motif-containing protein 45-like isoform X7, protein MEVSGKKIQTDASVLDTTFCQPCSQEGETLPAEAYCTVCREFMCSVCTNVHKKQKMSKFHALLDKSSMPTAMQGESDAPQSTEACNIHPEELIKYFCPTHQSLNCGHCLAKEHRTCHVDIISEISRGFKDHKEYADISKAISELSKALQHCAEEVETKLNLIKELAEDEVSNLREYRDKINTYFDDRENALLKFIEEMKSIDETRIHSIKPRCDDLKAKVDEMKCKLAEQERNNTQLFIEVKRAQKHIEILQSGLDDINKEMTFHRYTLRKDPAMERMLSSKTGLGTVHEEDKTDLGRYPQEQNEPEAMQKENEHWINKRQNDKEICKTQNEESKHRGYESCQKQMEEICVMSQAESKHRGYEPCQKQMEEICVMPQAESKHRGYESYQKQMEEICVMPQAESKHRGYESCQKQIEEICIMPQAESKHRGYESYQKQMEEICVMPQAESKHRGYESCQKQMEEICIMPHAARSKRRNRMRKFNGD, encoded by the exons ATGGAGGTATCCGGTAAAAAAATCCAGACAGATGCCTCTGTCCTGGACACGACGTTCTGCCAGCCCTGCTCCCAGGAAGGGGAAACCCTGCCAGCCGAGGCCTACTGTACTGTCTGCAGGGAGTTCATGTGCTCTGtttgcacaaatgttcacaagaaacagaaaatgtcGAAGTTTCATGCACTCTTGGATAAGAGTTCTATGCCGACAGCTATGCAGGGAGAGTCAGATGCACCACAAAGCACCGAGGCTTGCAACATCCATCCTGAAGAGTTAATCAAATACTTCTGTCCAACCCACCAGTCACTCAACTGCGGACATTGCCTAGCCAAAGAACATAGAACATGTCATGTTGACATCATCTCTGAAATATCAAGGGGCTTTAAAGATCACAAAGAGTATGCAGACATCAGCAAAGCAATTTCCGAATTGTCTAAAGCTCTACAGCACTGTGCTGAAGAGGTTGAAACcaaattgaatttaataaaagaGCTGGCTGAAGATGAAGTTTCAAATTTACGAGAATATCGGGACAAGATAAACACATACTTCGATGACAGAGAAAATGCCCTTCTTAAGTTCATTGAGGAAATGAAAAGTATCGATGAAACACGTATTCACTCCATTAAACCAAGATGTGATGACCTTAAAGCCAAGGTTGACGAAATGAAATGCAAACTCGCAGAACAGGAGAGAAACAATACCCAGTTGTTTATTGAAGTCAAGAGAGCTCAGAAACATATCGAAATTCTGCAGTCCGGGCTGGATGACATAAACAAAGAGATGACTTTTCATCGCTACACGCTGCGAAAGGACCCAGCCATGGAACGAATGTTGTCATCAAAAACGGGTCTTGGTACGGTACACGAAGAAG ACAAGACCGATTTGGGACGGTATCCCCAAGAACAGAATGAGCCTGAGGCGATGCAAAAAG AGAACGAGCATTGGATTAATAAACGTCAAAATGATAAGGAGATTTGTAAGACACAAAACGAAG AGAGCAAGCATCGGGGATATGAATCATGTCAAAAGCAAATGGAGGAGATATGTGTCATGTCACAAGCAG AGAGCAAGCATCGGGGATATGAACCATGTCAAAAGCAAATGGAGGAGATATGTGTTATGCCACAAGCAG AGAGCAAGCATCGGGGATATGAATCATATCAAAAGCAAATGGAGGAGATATGTGTTATGCCACAAGCAG AGAGCAAGCATCGGGGATATGAATCATGTCAAAAGCAAATTGAGGAGATATGTATTATGCCACAAGCAG AGAGCAAGCATCGGGGATATGAATCATATCAAAAGCAAATGGAGGAGATATGTGTTATGCCACAAGCAG AGAGCAAGCATCGGGGATATGAATCATGTCAAAAGCAAATGGAGGAGATATGTATTATGCCACACGCAG ccAGATCCAAACGACGTAACCGAATGCGTAAATTCAATGGAGATTAA